The proteins below come from a single Triticum aestivum cultivar Chinese Spring chromosome 5D, IWGSC CS RefSeq v2.1, whole genome shotgun sequence genomic window:
- the LOC123121601 gene encoding AP2-like ethylene-responsive transcription factor At1g16060, giving the protein MAKPRKNSAAAAAAAAANSNASAAADAGADVRAKPKKRTRKSVPRESPSQRSSVHRGVTRHRWTGRFEAHLWDKNSWNESQNKKGKQVYLGAYDEEEAAARAYDLAALKYWGPDTILNFPLSIYEEELKEMEGQSREEYIGSLRRKSSGFSRGVSKYRGVARHHHNGRWEARIGRVFGNKYLYLGTYATQEEAAMAYDMAAIEYRGLNAVTNFDLSRYIKWLRPGAADVAAGAGRSAHPMLAGLAAQELPAIDLDAMAFQHDLHQQGMEDGMAAEAAAAAAGTAQFPLLPARASTLGHTPTTSALSLLLQSPKFKEMIERTSAAESSTTTSSSSMSTPPPPQATRDDGASPQCSFPEDIQTFFGSDDGVAYTDVDGLFFGDLSAYASPAFQFELDL; this is encoded by the exons ATGGCAAAGCCCCGCAAgaactctgccgccgccgccgccgccgcggcggcgaACAGCAACGCCAGCGCGGCCGCCGACGCGGGGGCCGACGTGCGCGCCAAGCCCAAGAAGCGCACGCGGAAGAGCGTGCCCCGCGAGTCCCCCTCCCAGCGCAGCTCCGTCCACCGCGGCGTCACACG GCACCGGTGGACGGGGAGGTTCGAGGCGCACCTGTGGGACAAGAACAGCTGGAACGAGTCGCAGAACAAGAAGGGCAAGCAAG TTTACCTCG GGGCGTatgacgaggaggaggccgcggcCCGGGCGTACGACCTGGCGGCATTGAAGTACTGGGGCCCCGACACCATCCTCAACTTCCCG CTGTCTATATACGAAGAGGAGTTGAAAGAAATGGAGGGACAATCAAGGGAAGAGTATATTGGGTCCCTGAGGAG GAAAAGCAGTGGTTTCTCACGAGGGGTCTCCAAGTACCGCGGTGTCGCAAG GCATCATCACAACGGGAGATGGGAGGCCCGGATTGGCCGTGTGTTCGGCAACAAGTACCTCTACCTCGGCACCTACG CGacgcaggaggaggcggcgatggcgtACGACATGGCGGCGATCGAGTACCGCGGCCTCAACGCGGTCACCAACTTCGACCTCAGCCGCTACATCAAGTGGCTCCGCCCGGGCGCCGCCGACGTGGCGGCCGGCGCCGGCCGGAGCGCGCACCCGATGCTGGCCGGCCTCGCGGCGCAGGAGCTCCCCGCGATCGACCTCGACGCCATGGCGTTCCAGCACGACCTCCACCAGCAGGGCATGGAGGACGGCATGgctgcggaggcggcggcggccgcggcggggaCGGCGCAGTTCCCGCTGCTGCCGGCCAGGGCGTCCACGCTCGGTCACACGCCCACCACGTCCGCGCTCAGCCTGCTGCTGCAGTCGCCCAAGTTCAAGGAGATGATCGAGCGGACGTCGGCCGCCGAGAGCAGCACCACCACGTCCTCCTCGTCCATGTCCACGCCCCCGCCGCCGCAGGCCACCAGGGACGACGGCGCCTCGCCGCAGTGCAGCTTCCCGGAGGACATCCAGACCTTCTTCGGCAGCGACGACGGCGTGGCCTACACCGACGTCGACGGCCTCTTCTTCGGGGACCTGTCCGCCTACGCGTCGCCGGCGTTCCAGTTCGAGCTGGACTTGTGA